The nucleotide sequence ATTGGCAGTTTAGATAATGACGGTACTATGTCAGAGCGGGGTGTTGAAAAAATCTTAAAACAGACGGAAAATCATTATCTGATTTCATTGGATCTTACTGGAAAGCACTTTTCCAGTGAAAACTTTGCCTCGTGGTTCAAAGAACGCGTTGAATTACACAGGAAGCTGGCTTTTTTAATAGGACCGTCAGGGGGGTTGTCAAAAAGCTTGACAGAAAAGTCTAATGAATTAATTTCCTTGTCAAAGCTGACATTTGCCCATAAAATTGCTGCGGTTGTTTTGTTTGAGCAAATTTACAGGGCTATTTGTATAAATACGAACCATCCATACCATAAGTAGGAGGACTTTTATGGAAGACGCAAAACTCCAGTACTTTAAAACGAAATTGCAGGAGCTGCGCAAGCAACTACTGGAAGATTTAAAAAGCAGATATGATGAAGCAATAAATATAGGTAAGGATTCGGGTAAAGATTCTGCTGACGAAGCTTACAATATTTACAGCAGAAATTTGATGCTTGGCAGAGTGGAAACGGATGCGCTGAAACTCAGACTGGTAGAACAGGCAATAAGCAGAATCAAAGACGGCAGCTACGGTGTGTGCCTGGAGTGTGGTGAAGATATTGAAGAAAAAAGGCTGGAATATGTTCCTTTTGCCAGGTACTGCACTGAGTGTAAAAGCGAGCTTGAAAAAAAAGGTGTAATAAAAATGTAACCTTAATCCTTATTTATAATACAAAGGAAGGTTCTTTATGACCGGAAAGAATAAATTGATTCTTTTAATATTGGATGGTTGGGGGTTCCGGGAGAGTAAAGATCATAACGCTGTTCAGCTGAGTAACCCCGTTAATTTTAACAGACTTTGGAATAATGAGCCGCATATGCTGCTAAATGCCAGTGAAGAATATGTCGGACTGCCGTCCGGGCAGATGGGTAATTCTGAAGTCGGACATATGAACATCGGCGCAGGCAGAGTTGTTTATCAGGATTTTCTCAGGATAAACAAAGCTGTTGATTCCGGAAAAATTTTAGAAAATGATAATATCTCCTCTTTTTTTGACAAAATCAAGAATTGTGGCGGTACACTTCATTTTTTCGGTCTTGTCAGTGACGGAGGGGTACACAGTCACATAAATCATCTCAAAGGGCTTGTTAAAGCTGCAAAAGATTCAGGCATAGATAGAGTCTGTATTCATGCTTTTATGGATGGGCGGGATACACCCCCTAAAAGCGGTATAAATTATATAAAAGAGCTTAACGAATATCTGAGTATAAACAATTATGGGAAAATTACCACTGTTTCCGGGCGTTATTATGCGATGGACCGGGATAAGCGGTGGGACAGAATAGAGAAAGCCTATAATGCAATTGTAAGAGGAAAAGGCAGGATAGCTGACTCTCCTGAAAAAGCAGTCAAGTATGCTTATGAGGCTGGAGAGTCGGATGAATTTATTACCCCCACTGTTATTGAGGACGACTTTCTCAGAATGGAAAAAGGGGATGGAATATTTTTCTTTAACTTTAGAGCTGACAGAGCAAGACAGCTCACGACAGTATTTACCGATAAGAATTTTAATCAGTTTAAAACAGAGCCCGTAAATCCTTATTATATGACAATGACCAGTTATGACAAAGCTTTTGATGTTCCTGTGGCTTTTCCGCCATTGTCTCTGGAAAATATTTTCGGTGAAGTGTTAAGTGTAAACAAACTTACCCAGATGAGAATTGCCGAAACGGAAAAATATGCCCATGTAACCTTCTTTTTTAACGGCGGCAGAGAAGTTGAGTTTAAGGGAGAGATACGTGAGCTTATACCCTCTCCCAGAGAAGTGGCCACTTATGATGAAAAACCGGAAATGAGTGTTAAGAAAGTTTGTGACAGGTTTGAGGAAAGATTTTTAAGCAAGGATATAGATTTTACCGTAATGAATTTTGCAAATCCTGATATGGTGGGACATACCGGCGTTGAAGAAGCTGCGGTCAAAGCATGTAAAGCTGTTGATGAGCAGCTGGGCAGAGTTGTTAAGATTGCCCGCGATACCGATTCAGTACTTGTTGTAACAGCGGATCACGGAAACAGTGAGCAGATGTGGGATGAGGAAAATAACCAGCCTCATACTGCCCACACTCTTAACAGGGTTCCCTTTATTATTTTTAATTACGATTGCAAACTCCGCTCATCATCTGATGCTAAACTGGCAGATATTGCACCAACTCTGCTGGATATTTTAAAAATAAAAAAACCGAAAGAAATGACCGGTGAATCGCTGCTTGTTAAATGAAATTTTTTATTCAGAATGTGCCGGCTGCAGTACAACAATTGAGCCTGGAAAATATCTTTGCAGGCAGTGTCTTGAAACTCTCCCCTTTGTAGCGGAAAGATGTGAATCATGCGGCTATCCCCTCGAGATTTCCGCCTCGTACTGCAGAAATTGCAGTTCAAATAAATTTTTTGATTATCTGTTTATCCCTTTCTGGTACAAAGGCATGGTTAAAGAGGCGCTTAAGAATCTGAAATTCAGATATTGTTTCAGGGAGATAAGTTTTTTTAAATATCTTACTAATTTTATAGAGTGCCGTGCAGATGATTATGATTTTATAACTCCGGTTCCCTCACATTTCCTGAGAAAATTCAGGCGGTTCTGTCATCCTGCTGATATCATTGCAACAACTATTGCTGAAAGATATGACAAGAAAAAGGTGGAAATTTTAAAAAGAAGAAAGTATACAAAATATCAGTGGCAGCTGAAAAAGAATATGCGGCATGTAAATGTCAGAAAAGCGTTTGAACTCAGAGAAGAAGTAAAAGATTCAAAAAT is from Flexistipes sinusarabici DSM 4947 and encodes:
- a CDS encoding 23S rRNA (pseudouridine(1915)-N(3))-methyltransferase RlmH, coding for MKIRVILVSKFRDKSYENIVNEYIKRISGFGEAELIELPDSKIGSLDNDGTMSERGVEKILKQTENHYLISLDLTGKHFSSENFASWFKERVELHRKLAFLIGPSGGLSKSLTEKSNELISLSKLTFAHKIAAVVLFEQIYRAICINTNHPYHK
- a CDS encoding TraR/DksA family transcriptional regulator, producing the protein MEDAKLQYFKTKLQELRKQLLEDLKSRYDEAINIGKDSGKDSADEAYNIYSRNLMLGRVETDALKLRLVEQAISRIKDGSYGVCLECGEDIEEKRLEYVPFARYCTECKSELEKKGVIKM
- the gpmI gene encoding 2,3-bisphosphoglycerate-independent phosphoglycerate mutase, yielding MTGKNKLILLILDGWGFRESKDHNAVQLSNPVNFNRLWNNEPHMLLNASEEYVGLPSGQMGNSEVGHMNIGAGRVVYQDFLRINKAVDSGKILENDNISSFFDKIKNCGGTLHFFGLVSDGGVHSHINHLKGLVKAAKDSGIDRVCIHAFMDGRDTPPKSGINYIKELNEYLSINNYGKITTVSGRYYAMDRDKRWDRIEKAYNAIVRGKGRIADSPEKAVKYAYEAGESDEFITPTVIEDDFLRMEKGDGIFFFNFRADRARQLTTVFTDKNFNQFKTEPVNPYYMTMTSYDKAFDVPVAFPPLSLENIFGEVLSVNKLTQMRIAETEKYAHVTFFFNGGREVEFKGEIRELIPSPREVATYDEKPEMSVKKVCDRFEERFLSKDIDFTVMNFANPDMVGHTGVEEAAVKACKAVDEQLGRVVKIARDTDSVLVVTADHGNSEQMWDEENNQPHTAHTLNRVPFIIFNYDCKLRSSSDAKLADIAPTLLDILKIKKPKEMTGESLLVK
- a CDS encoding phosphoribosyltransferase family protein, with protein sequence MLNEIFYSECAGCSTTIEPGKYLCRQCLETLPFVAERCESCGYPLEISASYCRNCSSNKFFDYLFIPFWYKGMVKEALKNLKFRYCFREISFFKYLTNFIECRADDYDFITPVPSHFLRKFRRFCHPADIIATTIAERYDKKKVEILKRRKYTKYQWQLKKNMRHVNVRKAFELREEVKDSKILLVDDIMTTGNTLNECAKLLKSNGAFGVDCLVLSKGVFI